The Cervus canadensis isolate Bull #8, Minnesota chromosome X, ASM1932006v1, whole genome shotgun sequence genome contains a region encoding:
- the GJB1 gene encoding gap junction beta-1 protein: MNWTGLYTLLSGVNRHSTAIGRVWLSVIFIFRIMVLVVAAESVWGDEKSSFICNTLQPGCNSVCYDHFFPISHVRLWSLQLILVSTPALLVAMHVAHQQHIEKKMLRLEGHGDPLHLEEVKRHKVHISGTLWWTYVISVVFRLLFEAAFMYVFYLLYPGYAMVRLVKCDAYPCPNTVDCFVSRPTEKTIFTVFMLAASGICIILNVAEVVYLIFRACARRAQRRSNPPSRKGSGGFGHRLSPEYKQNEINKLLSEQDGSLKDILRRSPGTGAGLAEKSDRCSAC, encoded by the coding sequence ATGAACTGGACGGGTTTGTACACCTTGCTCAGCGGCGTGAATCGGCATTCTACTGCCATTGGCCGAGTATGGCTCTCTGTCATCTTCATCTTCAGAatcatggtgctggtggtggcTGCCGAGAGCGTGTGGGGTGATGAGAAGTCTTCCTTCATCTGCAACACCCTCCAGCCTGGCTGCAACAGTGTCTGCTATgaccactttttccccatttcccACGTGCGTCTGTGGTCTCTGCAGCTCATCTTGGTGTCCACCCCAGCTCTCCTCGTGGCCATGCACGTGGCACACCAGCAGCACATTGAAAAGAAAATGCTTCGACTTGAGGGCCACGGCGACCCCCTGCACCTGGAGGAGGTGAAGAGGCACAAGGTCCACATCTCAGGGACACTGTGGTGGACCTATGTGATCAGCGTGGTCTTCCGGCTGCTGTTCGAGGCTGCTTTCATGTATGTCTTTTATCTGCTCTACCCTGGCTACGCCATGGTGCGGCTGGTCAAGTGTGATGCCTACCCCTGCCCCAACACAGTGGACTGCTTCGTGTCCCGCCCCACGGAGAAAACCATCTTCACGGTCTTCATGCTGGCCGCCTCAGGCATCTGCATCATCCTCAATGTGGCCGAGGTGGTGTACCTCATCTTCCGGGCCTGTGCCCGCCGAGCCCAGCGCCGCTCCAATCCACCCTCCCGCAAGGGCTCGGGGGGCTTCGGCCATCGCCTCTCACCTGAATATAAGCAGAATGAGATCAACAAGCTGCTGAGTGAGCAGGACGGCTCCCTGAAAGACATACTGCGCCGCAGCCCCGGCACCGGGGCTGGGCTGGCCGAGAAGAGTGACCGCTGCTCGGCCTGCTGA